The nucleotide window aaaaaaaaaaaaaatttgctgaaaGGAAACCACGACAAGAGTTATCATTAAACCTCTGACTGCAAGGGATCTCACTGAAAGATCCCAAGTTGATCTAGTGGATAGACAGACTATCAGCGATGGAAGATATCTCTTCAATATGCATTATATGGATTACCCAACCAAGTTTCATGTTATTCGTCCACTGGAAGGAAAGAGTATCTAAGGTAACCAGTGAGCTTCTTTTTCACAAACTTGGATATGCCAGTAGGTGCAACATATATCTTTCAGTCCAATAATGGTTGGTAATTTAAAATGGGCGTCCAAGGTTGTAAGTAGTATTGAGATTATGGAGTTTAAACTCAGGGTAAGGATAATAGAAAATATTTGTGCTAAATGGGGTTGAAGGTGTTCGCTTTTTCCAGTAGTCAATGTCAGTTCATGTTATGGAGCAATCAATATGGCTCCTACATAAAATCTTATTGGAACAAGCCACGATATGGTCCCGACCCAAGTCTTTTGAACGGAATTTCATCTGGTATtgtaggaaaaagaagaaaaaaaaaaaaaaccttgaaaagtCCAATTAACAaagccactcagccacaaagagagtggctaagtcaatggacctcagtttcttgggaaACGGCTTGATTCTATAGCAGACCAGACTCTATTATtgtatgcaggttgggtatactcaaacacgtgcaatgtgcaatagttatgtattcacaattcaatacatggtgagcagcagTGCAATAACAATATTGAGgccacgcttgctccagcgagactgccccagattcaatatctcccgcctttaatagattatggcgggaatacaaataactttcaaagtgcATTATATTGGAACATCCTACATCCCCtctctaaaataaatgtattaaattttgcatgaaattgagggtttatcaagtaatcatacagcaagagaagtataaggcatactgatgacaaaatggtgttatataaaagataacacaaatcaTATAAGTGGAGCGCGATTACGTGCTCATTGCAAAGTAAAACGACATTTAGTTGCATGAAATTATCAACTTATTATAAACTGGTCAcatattcagtacaaaaaaaaatatcaaattgtgcataattaaagagaagtcaaattgtacataattgaaaaatcataaaatatagtctTCATGCCAACTCGGAGGATTTAGTTTCCTGGTCCCTCTTCTGGGTTGGGGGTTGGCACATGAGTCAGTGGGGGAAAGTGAACAAGTAGGTGGGGGGAAATCCTGCACTCTTATTTCCCGAAGATGTTTTCTGTTTCTCGTTGATATTCTTCCACTACCATCTAGTTTTATGACATATTGGCGGTCTACTTTCAATTCAACGACTTTTGCAATACGATCCCAGGCCTTAGAGACAACATTTTGCACTGCTACTGTGGTACCCGCTTGCAAGGGGCGGAGTCTCTTTGCACTAGAATCATGACGAAACTTGACATTTCTCAGGTGTTTACCCATCTTCTCCTCTCTGTCTATCATAATGTCTGCCCACTGTTCTGTTATCTTATAATAGCTTTTAATCATGGGGACAGAGTTCCTGAGTTGCCGTCCCATGGCTAACTGTGCCGGCGATTTATCGATGTCTCTTAGGGGcgtatttctatattgcaaaatgGCTCTTGCAAAACTATCTGTGTCGAGGCTTCCGTCGCTTCTTGTGTTATCTTGAATGGTTCTCTTTGCTGTACGTACTGCTGCCTCTGCCCTTCCGTTGGATTGGGGGTAATGGGCTGAGGATATTCTCATCCTAACCCCCCATTTCTGTAGGAAACTAGCCATCTCAGTGCTTACCAAATTGGTACCACCATCGAGGGAGATATCTGCATGAAGTATCGTCGGAAGAGGGGAATCAACTTAGCAGAAGTGGCACCATTTGGAAAGAAGGCAATTTCCAGCCAACCAGTAAGCCTATCTGCATATACCAGATATTGTTTTCCACACATTTGAAACATATCCGTGACCGTTTGTTGAAAAGGATATTCAGGGGGTGGGGTAGGCAATAGCGGTTCCCTTTGTTGGGACGGAGCGATGACGTCACATGTTCTGCACTGCATCCTCTTGAGTTTCAGTTGACCCTCTATCCCAGGCCAATACACAGCCTGTCGTGCCCTACGAATCATCGAATCAGAACTTTGGTGGCCTGAGTGTAGGTTAGAGACAACTTGGTCTCGTAGTGACacaggtattgccagacgtatgtgcCCGTCATCGTATGAATACACCACCAGTTCGTCCACGATGCCAAGTCGATCCCGTACACTAAAATACGGCTTTATGCTGGAGTCGACCAGATTTCTCGATACCGGCCAAGAACCTGCGGCTACCATACTCTTTAGCAGCTGATATTCCACATCGCTTTCAGCAGCCCTTTTAACAGAATTCCAGTCGAGggttatgacgtcatcactcagcgacgtcatcagtgctgcaacgcatgaactctcaacttcctccccTATCTCACGGTCACTCGCATTTATTGGGCTTCTGATTACTGGATATCTCGAAAAAGTATCGGCTGCTGAGTTTTTCTTCCCAGGGATATATTTTACTGTGAAACTGTATTGTAATGTTTTTTCCCTTAATCAAAGCAAACGAGGATTTACAATGTCTTTCAATTCTCTGTCCCCAAACACTTTGACTAGCGGACGGTGGTCAGTAACAAGGATAATATTGGGACACCCCAGTAAGAATAATCTAGCTTTCTGAAAGCACCATACCACGGCGGAAGCCTCTCCTTCAACGACTGCATAATTAACTTCTGCCGAGGTTAAATGTCTGCTTCCACAGAGGACAAGCTTCCACccccctttgcaacaaaatgggactttatcctcttcgcaactGCAATGTTGTTGTAACACCAGAAATCCCATCCCATCACACGACCAGTCAGTGATTACTGCAGTTCGCCTTGATTTATCATAGTAGGCCAATCCATCCCCAATCAGattgcataaaatttctttagtcttttcGAATGCATCCTGTAACATTTCATCCCAGTATACCTTTCGACTTGTAGACTTTTTTAGGAGGTCTCGAAAGGGTTCCATTAGTTGAGAGGTAGCAACAAATGGGGCCAATTGGTTTACGAGGCCAAACCAAGATCTTATGTCAGTGATGGTTGGTTGATTTGGCATTGGGAAGTTCTTGATTGCAGATAACTTTTCCTCACCTGGCTTGAAATTGTCCCTACCTAATTCATAGCCCACAAAGTCTACCTCGCGTtggcaaaattgaaatttttcaggatTGAGGGTAACTCCGTTCTCTTCACATACTTGTAAAAAACTTATGCCAGAATAGGCATCTATTACAGTTTTGTATGAACGTACAGGTACACCGGATGCCATGTCGAACGGGGCAAAAGTGTGATGagtttctcttttgcaaaattTGTTTAGCCTTTGGTAATCCACTATTCTTCTTGGGTTCCCATTCCTTTTAGCCACTACCACCATTCGCGCACACCAATCGATTGCAGTTCCTGTAGGAACGGGGCAGATTATTCCCAGTTTTACATCGTCGTCCagctttttttttacctcttgctcCCAATGTTTGGGAATTGGAATTGGCGTATGGCATGCGTATGGGACTGCATCAGGGAGAAGGTGGATATGGTGTGGCTTTCCCTTCATTACCGGTAAAGGATTCCATTTAGTGTTGAATACCGTACCAGAGAAACGCTCCAAAATCCACCTTTTGAGCGTAGGTACGTTGGCCTCCTGAGAGGAgaacggcaactctatgacgtcatggtTGTTGCTCACATCACTGGTGACGTCATTGGCATCCACACTGTTGGGCCGTTCCCTACcaatattatttactgatatccCGTCTACCTTAACATGATGGGGAAAGTTCGCATCCTCTAATCCTAAACACTTACATACATCTATAGATATGTATAGCCTAGAGACACCGCACACTACTAACACCTCTATATTTAGAGCAATATTTCTACATAATGTTATTGTACAACGCACACTACCCAGTACTCTCATGGGTTTTTCGGCTGCATGATTGACCCTGGCGTTCGAACGATGCAACTGTTTTACGTTCAGTCCTAATTGATGCAAAACCTTTTCCCCCATAATACAAACTTCAGCCCCAGTATCGGCAATGGCATCAATAAATGCCTCATACATTGGTACATCACGTCtcattttatgttcaatttttacgcatacatacggTAGTTTTCCCGACAATGCTGTCACCTGCTGGACCCCACAATGTTGCACTAATGTGCATGCCGTCACTGACATAGTGTCGTCATCATGGTCGAATTCAATGCCTGCTGCCTTGTTATTCACACGTTTTTTCTGCAATATCTAGCTAAATGACCTTTTATACCATAGTTGTGGCAACACACTTCATTTGCATAGCAgctagatttatttttctcatgaatgCACCCACAATTATCACATCTCTTACCTGACATGAGCAGATTACTATCCTTCTGTCGACGAAAGTTTGATTTTACTGCCGCAACATCACTATGttctgtttcattactattataggGCAGCAATTCCTTCCCCACCTTGGCGGTAATGAGTCTCTGGTTAAATTTGTTTGCCCCACTGTCCCTTTCAGCTGCCTCATATATTTCACACTTTTGTAGAATTTTGGCGACACTGTTATATTTCTCGTAGTCCTGGAGTATTTCTTGTTTCAGTCCACAGTTATTTAAACCACTGGCTAACCTGTGAGTCAGCATATAGTCACTCATGTCATATTGGCACTGAGGGCAGCGGAAAGCACAATCTAAAGCCAATTCCTGACACCGATGTACATATGTCTTCGCAGGTTCCATAGGCCCttgctgtgcactaaaaaatttagtCACTTCTTGGACGGCATCCAATGCCTGATGTAAAGAAAGGGCTTTCCATTCATCGGCCGTATAACAGGCGTCCAATGCCCTTTGCAACTGGTCATCGCAGTTCAAACGAATGCTCAGCACAGCATCTTCAGTTGCAACCCTGCCAATTTGGAACCAATCTGTCATTGACCTACGCCACTTCCTAAATGCTCCTTGTGACATCTCGTACGAACATTTGCCGGCAAAATTGCCCTCATACCTGAGGGGGCACCACTGCTCGGTCGCTGCTGCAAGAAAAGGTTTGCATTTGCATTCAGAAGGTCCTCATTCCCAACATTGATGCGGCCACCTGCAGCCCGTCGAAGGGTCCCTCTTCTTGGTGTTGTTGAGTATCTTGCACCCGACATCTTGAAGGCTTCActgaatcctactcactgcgccatgtatgcaggttgggtatactcaaacaatagttatgtattcacaattcaatacatggtgagcagcaatgcaataacaatgttgaggccaCGCTTACTCCAGCGAGTctgccccagattcaatatctcccgcctttaatagattatggcgggaatacaaataacttttcaAGTGCATTATATGGAAACATCCTACAATAATTATTATACTTAATCCAATTGAATCTCTGATCCCGGAGTAGCGAGAATACAGATATTACATGGTGTATGATATATCtcgtatacacgcacatacacatacacatacacacctatatatatatatatatatatatatatatatatatatatatatatacacacatatatatatatatatatatatatatatatatatatatatatatatatatataattatatttatgtatatgtatatatatatatatatatatatatatatatatatatatatatatatatatatatatatatatatatatatgtatatgtatatatatatatatatatatatatatatatatatatatatatatatatatatatatatatatgtgtgtgtgtgtgtgtgtgtatgtatatgataatgtatatgcatatgtatatatatatatatatatatatatatatatatatatatatatatttatatatatatatatatatatatatatatatatatatatatatatacattatcatatatatacacacacacacacacacatatatatatatatatatatatatatatatatatatatatatatatatatatatatatatatatatatatatatatatatacatacatatatatatatatatatatatatatatatatatatatatatctatattcatatatacagtatatgtatatatatatatatatatatatatatatatatatatatatgtatatatatatgtatatatatatactgtatttatgaatatatatatatatatatatatatatatatatatatacatatatatatatatatatacatatatatatatatatatatatatatatatatatatatatatatatatatatatatatatatatatatgtgtgtatatatatacataaatatacatatatatatatatatatatatatatatatatatatatatatatatatatatatatatatatatatatatatacatatatatatatatatatatatatatatatatatatatataaatatatatgcaaatacatatatatatatatatatatatatatacatacatatacatatacattatcatatacatatacacacacacacacacacacacatatatatatatatacatatatatatatatatatatatatatatatatatatatatatatatatatatatatacatatacatatacatttacatatgcatatacattatcatatacatatacatatacacaaatatatatatatatatatatatatatatatatatatatatatatatatatatatatacatacatatatatatatatatatatatatatatatatatatatatatatatatatacgtatacacacacatgtacatatatatatatatatatatatatatatatatataaatatatatatatatatatatatatatatatatatatatatatatatatatatatatatatatatatatatatatatatatatatatatatatatatatatatatatatatatatatatatatattatatatatatatatatatatatatatatatatatatatatatatatatatatatatatatatatatatatatatatatatatatatatatatatatatatatatatatatatatatatatatatatatatatatatatatatatatatatatgtatatatatatatatatatatatatatatatatatatatattatatatacatatatatatatacatatatacatatatatatatatatatatatatatatatatatatatatatatatatatatatatatatatatatatatatatatatatgtgtatatatgaatatatatatatatatatatatatatatatatatatatatatatatagcctatatatatgtgtatatatatgggtatataaatatacataaatatatgtatataaatatatatatatatatatatatatatatatatatatatatatatatatatatatatatatatatatatatatatatttatatatacatatatatacatatatatatatatatatgtatatatgaatatatatatatatatatatatatatatatatatatatatatatatatatgtatatatatatatatatatatatatatgaatatatataaaaatttatatatttatatatatatatatatatatatatatatatatatatatatatatatatatataatatatatatatatatatatatatatatatatatatatatatatatatatatatttatatttatatatatatatatatatatatatatatatatatatatatatatatatatatatgtacacacacacacacatatatatatatatatatatatatatatatatatatatatacatatatatatatataaatatatatatatatatatatatatatatatatatatatatatatatatatatatatatatatatatatatgtatatatatatatatatatatatatatatatatatatatatatatgtatatatacatgtatatgaatatatatatatatatatatatatatatatatatatatatatatattggattttgagcaaaccgaaaaatctatttttgggtgacatggccatgtcgtcctgatggacccaccctaaaggatatttgactacagtgatattccccgagaatttacctttaggtctccagaatcctaactcctggcgcgaataaccttaaatttctctcaaggatatcgcataatatcaggggacgtattcttgacatgccatatAGCAATCTGCGCCGCGAATAGCTTTTATGCCTCAAGGGGGAATGTGGCAGAATTAGAATGCGAGCCGTATCAATATTACCTCAGGTCCCATTCTTACTATTGAGTagcacaacagcgccatattcaagatggcggacattccttttagcattgagcaGGGTGCTACGAATAAtgtagttcgggagggatactgtgaagatcttttctttagaaaagaagggtaggtccatcaggacgacagggctatgtcactcaaaaatagattttacgatttgctcaaaatccgtttttttttggctcaaaccatgtcgtcctaatgaaagtataccagagaattaatgtatatgaggattttcatcagtgccttaaccttgggacagtatTTCTATGGTCTTTttgaccaattgagacaaatgacgttaccgttatccgtcatcatcactaatcataaacgatgtttgTGCTACCTGCCCCCTactgggaagagtcattctagacggtagataAGTGgcttcaaggttagcatatattgtatgaacaaacataagtatacactgaatatacaaacagtctcgtagtttgtatatatttccgaaccaatatcagtgtcgattatatccattgtttgcgagcatacaatatatttagtatgcttacatcagtaagtcaaagaactctggcatcttaaacatgcaattgtcgggcgaattaggatgcaattacattataatagaaatttatttataataaatgactaaatgaattaacaagtaaaacgaatgtagcataatAACGGAATTAAACTTGCAacaaatacagaaattatttttccttcttgaaagggaagaaatgacgagtgccactctcagactgaagagacgtttataataaaatttatctttataatttatgtaccggttatattctatcaacactgtgtaataTGTACACAcgacactagtgctatctgtacaattccacacctgagattttgaacagagttagtgtcaccatggtaacactcattaaaaaggaggtcacactaaaagtgatgaccccctcTTTCTTTAATTGACAATCACAATCAATTAAcagttcatcgcagaattagacgacaggttttaatacactacctgacgCCACCATAAAATGCTTCAGTTTATGGACCTGCTTagtgtagtgtttgtagaacactctagatgatttccatccagtatatgagcgaagccgctcaaagtccgtatactgaaaaaagttcagtaatgaagcaatttttctcgtatcatgacctgcgggagtactgtcaggatctgctcactgaataaagtaggtgagcttcaccctcagttgttttagggataagtttgatccagaatttctcctttaaagagctgtcctctcctgaagtctgaagttttacgaagatagaccttcagactCTGTacaggatatagagagacatcttccttcagagggcagattctccagggaccccacctcttagtgggtagctcgttcttagtgagaaaggttggatcaggaaagagattcagttctcccgcttctgtgaactgaatgtggccgtcatctctggatagggccactatttcactaactctagccccggaggctatatcgaacagaaaaataactttttgtttttAGGTCCTTGAGGGAACaaccttcattgttcacagatgaggcataatgtaggaccttgtccaaagatcaTGAGATGgcctttggtggtggtgcaggcctaagccttccacatgccttcggaatcttattgaagatttaattcgccagatccacttgaaaggcatatagaataggtctagtcaaggctgattatgaaggtggacaaagaaggacagactgaagttcattgaaatttctttcggtccttttgccttTACAAAAGcagcccactttttccaagaagactcatattgtcttctcattgacttagacttgtattcttctaagaattctatattacctTCTGAGATGCCAAACTttttcctaaccactagggcaagaaaatcattaaatgaagggtttgggttctctgtgataaatcgaaggcaattaacttctgaaccttctgagatagtccttgGCTCAGAattagggccagcctcagcttcagttccttcactaaagggaacagattgctcttgggctacttggaagCTAACAGAGCCACTCCTCCTTGGAAGGAtttcagcatattgaggaccttcagcaggagatcgaCTGAGATCttcactagagggtcctcgtatggggctacatatcgaagtagtttcttgaagactctcgtgatgaagaggtcgatcttcaGCTCGGGgaattgttcccatctgggagagattaggtctgcgtctatggaccattctaactctatcggcttgagcccgagtagagcatccactgtcacattgcggatcgtttgcatatgaactgctgacaggtgtcatcccttttggtaagggatggttaacgtcacctagactgtatgagatgttCTCTAGTACTGTTGATTGACGTCTCATTATCGGTTCGATGTCCAAGATCAGCcttaggaggtctgatctgcgtagAGAGAGTTTTTCCACCCATtgcaggaccaaca belongs to Palaemon carinicauda isolate YSFRI2023 chromosome 17, ASM3689809v2, whole genome shotgun sequence and includes:
- the LOC137656601 gene encoding uncharacterized protein encodes the protein MRISSAHYPQSNGRAEAAVRTAKRTIQDNTRSDGSLDTDSFARAILQYRNTPLRDIDKSPAQLAMGRQLRNSVPMIKSYYKITEQWADIMIDREEKMGKHLRNVKFRHDSSAKRLRPLQAGTTVAVQNVVSKAWDRIAKVVELKVDRQYVIKLDGSGRISTRNRKHLREIRVQDFPPPTCSLSPTDSCANPQPRRGTRKLNPPSWHEDYIL